In a single window of the Populus alba chromosome 16, ASM523922v2, whole genome shotgun sequence genome:
- the LOC118039359 gene encoding receptor-like protein 7 — MPSSVRFLSMRMLLLFLLSFFHHRACHSSPSMQPLCHDDESYALLQLKESLVINESASSDPSAYPKVASWKVHGESGDCCSWEGVECDGDSGHVIGLDLSSSCLYGSIDSNSSLFHLVQLRRLNLADNDFNNSEIPSEIRNLSRLFDLNLSMSGFTGQIPAEILELSDLVSLALGLNPLKLQNPGLQHLVEALTNLEVLHLSGVNISAKIPQIMTNLSSLSSLSLRDCGLQGEFPMGIFQLPNLRIFSIRYNPYLTGYLPEFQSGSKLETLMLTGTKFSGHLPESLGNLKSLKEFHVAKCYFSGVVPSSLGNLTQLFGLFLSDNKLHGAIPESIYRLQNLEILDLSNNFFSGSLELNRFRNLASLLLSYNNLSLLTSHNATFPLPKLQLLSLEGCNLGELPSFLRDQNQLEILEIGDNKLEGHIPKWFMNMSTITLVALSLAGNLLTGFEQSFDVLPWNNLLSLSLNSNRFQGSLPIPPPAIYEFKVSNNKFNGEIPEVICNLTSLSVLDLSNNNLSGKLPPCLGNKSNTASVLNLRNNSFSGDIPETFTSGCSLRVVDLSQNKLEGKIPKSLANCTKLEILNLEQTNINDVFPSWLGVLPDLKVLILRSNGLHGVIGKPETNVEFPRLQIVDLSNNSFKGKLPLEYFRNWTAMKNVHNEPLIYMQADTSIDISRASVTNPYPYSMTMTNKGVMILYEKIQDSLTAIDLSSNGFEGGIPEVLGDLKALHLLNLSNNFLSGRIPLSLSNLKELEALDLSQNKLSGEIPVQLAQLTFLEIFNVSHNFLSGSIPRGNQFGAFDNTSFDANSGLCGEPLSKKCRNGEDPLPAPKEDEGSGYPLEFGWKVVVIGYATGLLIGVILGCVMNTRKYEWVVKNYFARWEK; from the coding sequence ATGCCATCATCTGTCCGTTTCTTGTCTATGCGGATGCTTTTGCTCTTTTTACTCTCGTTTTTTCATCATAGAGCTTGTCACTCTTCTCCTTCCATGCAGCCTCTATGCCATGATGATGAGAGTTATGCCTTGTTGCAGCTCAAGGAAAGCCTTGTCATTAATGAGTCCGCTTCTTCTGATCCTTCTGCCTATCCTAAGGTTGCATCATGGAAAGTTCATGGAGAAAGTGGCGATTGCTGCTCTTGGGAGGGTGTTGAATGCGATGGGGACTCTGGTCATGTGATCGGCCTTGACCTCAGTAGCAGCTGCCTTTATGGCTCCATCGACTCTAATAGCAGCCTCTTCCACCTTGTTCAGCTCAGAAGGCTGAATCTCGCTGACAACGACTTCAACAACTCTGAAATCCCTTCTGAGATTCGAAATCTCTCAAGGCTGTTTGATCTAAATCTCTCAATGTCTGGCTTCACTGGTCAGATTCCAGCAGAGATCTTGGAGCTTTCCGACTTGGTTTCCCTTGCTCTCGGATTAAATCCTTTGAAGCTCCAAAATCCTGGTCTGCAACATTTAGTTGAAGCGTTAACCAACTTGGAGGTACTCCATCTCAGTGGAGTGAACATATCAGCCAAGATACCTCAAATCATGACAAACTTATCCTCTTTGTCATCTCTATCTCTCAGGGATTGTGGGTTGCAGGGAGAGTTCCCCATGGGAATATTCCAATTACCCAACCTTCGCATTTTCAGTATCCGGTATAATCCATATCTCACTGGATATTTGCCGGAATTTCAGTCGGGCAGCAAACTTGAAACTTTGATGCTTACAGGAACAAAATTCTCTGGTCACCTACCGGAGTCTCTTGGAAACCTCAAATCATTGAAAGAATTTCATGTGgcaaaatgttatttttcaggGGTGGTACCATCTTCACTTGGTAATCTTACCCAATTATTCGGACTATTCCTTAGTGACAACAAACTGCATGGTGCAATTCCTGagtctatttataggcttcaaAATCTTGAAATACTTGACCTATCTAATAATTTCTTTAGTGGTTCTTTGGAATTGAACCGTTTTAGAAACCTTGCTTCTCTCCTGTTATCGTATAACAATCTGTCTTTGCTTACTAGCCACAATGCTACCTTTCCTCTGCCAAAACTTCAACTCTTAAGTTTAGAGGGATGCAATTTAGGTGAACTTCCCAGTTTCTTGCGTGATCAAAACCAACTGGAGATTTTAGAAATTGGAGATAACAAACTTGAGGGACACATACCCAAATGGTTTATGAACATGAGTACCATAACCCTCGTGGCTCTATCTCTGGCTGGCAACCTTCTGACAGGTTTCGAGCAATCCTTTGACGTTCTTCCATGGAATAATCTACTTTCACTGTCTCTTAATTCAAACAGGTTCCAAGGATCCCTTCCAATTCCACCACCAGCAATCTATGAATTTAAAGTCTCAAACAACAAATTCAATGGAGAAATCCCAGAAGTTATTTGCAATCTGACTTCGCTTTCTGTCcttgatttgtcaaataacaatttgaGCGGCAAACTTCCGCCGTGCTTGGGAAATAAAAGCAACACCGCTTCAGTTCTGAATCTGCGCAACAATAGTTTCAGCGGTGATATTCCTGAGACATTCACAAGTGGCTGCTCATTGAGGGTCGTTGATTTAAGTCAAAACAAATTGGAGGGGAAGATACCAAAATCATTAGCCAATTGCACCAAGCTAGAGATTCTCAATCTTGAACAAACTAATATAAATGATGTCTTTCCTTCTTGGTTGGGTGTGCTTCCTGATTTGAAGGTTCTCATTTTGAGATCTAATGGGCTACATGGTGTGATTGGGAAACCTGAAACCAATGTTGAATTTCCGAGGTTACAGATTGTTGACCTCTCCAACAACAGTTTTAAGGGTAAGTTGCCACTTGAATATTTCCGAAATTGGACTGCCATGAAAAATGTCCACAATGAGCCACTGATTTACATGCAAGCAGACACAAGTATCGACATATCGAGAGCTTCAGTGACCAATCCGTATCCGTACTCGATGACAATGACAAACAAAGGTGTGATGATATTATATGAAAAGATCCAAGATAGTCTCACTGCAATCGACCTCTCAAGTAATGGTTTTGAAGGAGGAATTCCAGAGGTCCTTGGAGATCTCAAAGCACTTCATTTGCTCAATCTCTCCAACAACTTTCTCAGTGGTCGCATCCCTCTATCGTTGTCCAACTTGAAAGAGCTTGAAGCTTTAGACCTTTCTCAGAACAAACTCTCTGGAGAGATTCCTGTCCAACTTGCACAGCTCACCTTCCTCGAGATCTTTAATGTGTCTCACAATTTTCTCTCAGGTTCGATACCACGAGGAAACCAATTCGGAGCATTTGACAACACTTCGTTTGATGCGAATTCAGGATTGTGTGGGGAGCCTTTGTCAAAAAAATGTAGAAATGGCGAGGACCCCTTGCCAGCTCCCAAAGAAGATGAGGGCTCGGGATATCCACTTGAATTTGGTTGGAAGGTGGTGGTGATAGGTTATGCCACTGGATTGTTAATAGGAGTGATTCTTGGATGTGTTATGAACACAAGGAAGTATGAATGGgtggttaagaattattttgcGAGGTGGGAAAAATAA